A single window of Streptomyces cathayae DNA harbors:
- a CDS encoding ABC transporter permease — protein MTTATSAPEVPAPAGPAAGGNALAGTRTLIRFALRRDRIRLPVWILALFLGTLATANSFTTLYSSPEDRANAVRSMDSPAGLAMSGPRHYLDDYGFGSMLSHQMLGFMAVLVGLMSVLIITRHTRAEEETGRAELVRSTVVGRHAHLAAALSVAVLADLTLALLLAFGLAGLGTEGIDTAGSLLYGFAHAAVGLVFAAVAAVTVQFTAHTRGASGMALAVIGLAYVLRAAGDSGANDALSWLSPIGWVQRSYPYVDDRWWPLLLCLVFAVVCAAAGFVLSTRRDVGAGLRPEKLGSPTASDALATPLGLALRLHRGTLIGFGAGLFLMGAMYGSILGDAEEMLKGIDEIQEALARLGGAGIAESFASMVMVVLAVVAAVYVVMAALRPRSEETAGRAEPLLATGLSRTRWVGGHLAVALGGGTVVLLLAGLGFGIAGAASTGDGSLLPKLVGAALAYAPALWVTVGVAVVLFGWFPRASQAAWIVPVYAFVVGYLGQILRFPGWMNNLSPFGHVPRLPAADMNWLPLLLLSLTATGLVWLGLTGFRRRDLETK, from the coding sequence ATGACCACCGCGACCTCCGCCCCCGAGGTGCCGGCCCCCGCCGGACCGGCCGCGGGCGGCAACGCGCTGGCCGGGACCCGGACGCTGATCCGCTTCGCCCTGCGCCGCGACCGGATCCGGCTCCCGGTGTGGATCCTGGCCCTGTTCCTCGGCACGCTCGCCACGGCGAACAGTTTCACCACGCTCTACAGCTCCCCGGAGGACCGGGCGAACGCCGTCCGGAGCATGGACAGCCCGGCCGGCCTCGCCATGTCCGGCCCCCGCCACTACCTCGACGACTACGGCTTCGGCTCCATGCTGAGCCACCAGATGCTCGGCTTCATGGCCGTCCTGGTCGGCCTCATGAGCGTGCTGATCATCACCCGGCACACCCGTGCCGAGGAGGAGACCGGCCGCGCCGAGCTGGTGCGCTCGACGGTGGTGGGCCGCCACGCCCACCTCGCCGCCGCCCTGTCCGTCGCGGTCCTGGCCGACCTCACCCTCGCCCTGCTGCTGGCCTTCGGCCTGGCCGGCCTGGGGACGGAGGGCATCGACACGGCGGGCTCGCTGCTCTACGGCTTCGCCCACGCCGCCGTCGGCCTCGTCTTCGCCGCCGTCGCCGCGGTCACCGTCCAGTTCACCGCGCACACCCGCGGCGCGTCCGGCATGGCGCTCGCGGTCATCGGCCTCGCCTACGTGCTGCGCGCCGCCGGCGACAGCGGCGCGAACGACGCCCTGTCCTGGCTGTCCCCGATCGGCTGGGTGCAGCGCAGCTACCCGTACGTCGACGACCGCTGGTGGCCGCTGCTGCTCTGCCTGGTGTTCGCGGTGGTGTGCGCGGCGGCGGGTTTCGTGCTCTCCACCCGCCGCGACGTGGGAGCGGGCCTGCGTCCGGAGAAGCTGGGCAGCCCCACGGCCTCCGACGCGCTCGCCACACCGCTCGGCCTCGCCCTGCGACTGCACCGCGGCACGCTGATCGGCTTCGGCGCGGGCCTGTTCCTGATGGGCGCGATGTACGGATCGATCCTCGGGGACGCCGAGGAGATGCTGAAGGGCATCGACGAGATCCAGGAGGCCCTGGCCCGCCTCGGCGGGGCGGGCATCGCCGAGTCCTTCGCCTCCATGGTCATGGTCGTCCTCGCGGTCGTGGCGGCGGTGTACGTCGTCATGGCGGCGCTGCGGCCCCGCTCCGAGGAGACGGCGGGCCGCGCCGAACCCCTTCTCGCCACCGGCCTCTCCCGCACCCGCTGGGTCGGCGGCCACCTGGCCGTGGCCCTGGGCGGCGGCACGGTCGTGCTGCTGCTGGCCGGGCTCGGCTTCGGCATCGCGGGCGCGGCCTCGACCGGGGACGGCTCGCTGCTCCCGAAGCTGGTGGGGGCGGCCCTCGCCTACGCGCCCGCCCTGTGGGTCACGGTCGGCGTGGCCGTGGTGCTCTTCGGCTGGTTCCCCCGGGCGAGCCAGGCGGCCTGGATCGTGCCGGTGTACGCCTTCGTGGTCGGCTACCTCGGCCAGATCCTCCGGTTCCCGGGCTGGATGAACAACCTCTCCCCCTTCGGCCACGTCCCCCGGCTCCCCGCCGCGGACATGAACTGGCTCCCCCTCCTCCTGCTCTCCCTCACCGCCACCGGCCTGGTGTGGCTGGGCCTGACGGGCTTCCGCCGCCGGGACCTGGAGACGAAATAG
- a CDS encoding aminoglycoside phosphotransferase family protein — translation MAHVAPEARDRLVVRFGSEVLGWCDELPDLVGELAARWDLELVAAGGGGTSRVFRCVRRGTGAPVWLKLTPESAPAREEAEALRAWAGTPSVVTLLAEDVAAGALLLEHVEPGVPVRQQGWNPPEVAALLRDLRVPPPLPGEHSVLRPLSHRIRFLFDLADRRSAVNAGNGLDAPAVLGRARARALELAESGPVALVHGDLHSANVLSGPGARTVAIDPRPAWGDPDFDAVDWALDGVEDASVLERRVERLAALVPGMSPERVLGWCGALAALIAVPRVCAGRDDAETRFLTTLADG, via the coding sequence TTGGCCCACGTCGCTCCGGAGGCCCGGGACCGGCTCGTCGTCCGGTTCGGATCCGAGGTGCTCGGTTGGTGCGACGAGTTGCCCGACCTCGTCGGCGAGCTCGCTGCTCGCTGGGATCTGGAGCTGGTCGCGGCGGGTGGCGGAGGCACCTCGCGGGTGTTCCGCTGCGTGAGGCGAGGCACGGGTGCCCCGGTGTGGCTGAAGCTCACACCGGAGTCCGCGCCGGCCCGCGAGGAGGCCGAAGCGCTGCGGGCCTGGGCGGGGACGCCGTCGGTCGTCACGTTGCTGGCAGAAGACGTGGCCGCCGGGGCCCTGTTGCTGGAGCACGTGGAGCCGGGAGTGCCCGTGCGGCAGCAGGGCTGGAATCCGCCCGAGGTCGCGGCTCTGCTGCGAGACCTGAGGGTCCCGCCTCCCCTGCCGGGGGAGCATTCGGTACTGCGGCCTCTCTCGCACCGGATCCGCTTTCTGTTCGACCTGGCCGACCGCAGGTCGGCGGTGAACGCCGGGAACGGCCTGGACGCCCCCGCGGTGCTGGGGCGGGCCCGGGCGAGGGCCCTGGAACTCGCCGAAAGCGGACCGGTGGCACTCGTGCACGGTGATCTCCACTCGGCCAACGTGCTGTCCGGTCCGGGTGCCCGCACGGTGGCGATCGACCCGAGGCCGGCGTGGGGCGACCCGGACTTCGACGCCGTGGACTGGGCGCTCGACGGGGTCGAGGATGCATCCGTGCTGGAGCGGAGGGTCGAGAGGCTGGCGGCGCTGGTTCCCGGTATGTCTCCTGAGCGCGTGCTGGGCTGGTGCGGGGCGCTGGCCGCCCTCATCGCGGTCCCCAGAGTGTGCGCGGGACGGGACGACGCGGAAACCCGGTTCCTCACGACCCTGGCCGACGGCTGA
- a CDS encoding cytochrome P450, translating to MMAESDLVFAPWDPAFVADPYAGYAELRERGRVHWFEPTNQWLVPHHADVSALLRDRRLGRTYQHRFTHEEFGRTAPPPEQEPFHTLNDHGMLDLEPPDHTRIRRLVSKAFTPRTVERLKPYVEGLAADLVAALVDAGGGDLLTDVAEPLPVAVIAEMLGIPESDRAPLRPWSADICGMYELNPSGESAEKAVRASVEFSDYLRELIAERRAKPGDDLISGLIAAHDEDDDRLTEQEMISTCVLLLNAGHEATVNSTVNGWWALFRHPDQLAALRANHSLVPTAVEELMRYDTPLQLFERWVLDDIEIDGTVIPRGAEIAMLFGSANHDPAVFADPARLDLTRADNPHISFSAGIHYCIGAPLARIELAASMTALLEQAPTLRLAEEPKRTPNFVIRGLEGLTVEV from the coding sequence ATGATGGCTGAATCCGACCTCGTGTTCGCTCCCTGGGACCCGGCGTTCGTCGCTGATCCGTATGCCGGCTATGCCGAGCTGCGGGAACGGGGGCGGGTGCACTGGTTCGAGCCGACGAACCAGTGGCTGGTGCCGCACCACGCGGACGTCTCGGCGCTGCTGCGCGACCGGCGGCTGGGGCGGACGTACCAGCACCGCTTCACCCACGAGGAGTTCGGCCGGACGGCCCCGCCGCCCGAGCAGGAGCCGTTCCACACCCTCAACGACCACGGCATGCTCGACCTGGAGCCGCCGGACCACACCCGGATCCGGCGCCTGGTGTCGAAGGCGTTCACCCCGCGCACGGTGGAGCGGCTGAAGCCGTACGTCGAGGGGCTGGCGGCGGACCTGGTGGCCGCGCTGGTCGACGCCGGCGGCGGTGACCTGCTGACGGACGTCGCCGAACCGCTGCCGGTCGCGGTGATCGCCGAGATGCTGGGCATCCCGGAGTCCGACCGGGCCCCGCTGCGCCCCTGGTCGGCGGACATCTGCGGGATGTACGAGCTGAACCCGTCGGGGGAGTCGGCGGAGAAGGCCGTCAGGGCGTCGGTCGAGTTCTCGGACTATCTGCGGGAGCTGATCGCCGAGCGTCGTGCGAAGCCCGGCGACGACCTGATCTCGGGGCTGATCGCCGCCCACGACGAGGACGACGACCGGCTCACCGAGCAGGAGATGATCTCCACCTGCGTGCTGCTGCTGAACGCGGGCCACGAGGCGACGGTGAACTCCACGGTCAACGGCTGGTGGGCGCTGTTCCGGCACCCCGACCAGCTGGCCGCCCTCCGCGCGAACCACTCCCTGGTCCCCACGGCGGTGGAGGAACTGATGCGCTACGACACCCCGCTCCAGCTCTTCGAACGCTGGGTCCTGGACGACATCGAGATCGACGGCACGGTGATCCCCCGGGGTGCGGAGATCGCCATGCTCTTCGGCTCCGCCAACCACGACCCGGCCGTGTTCGCCGACCCCGCCCGCCTGGACCTCACCCGCGCGGACAACCCGCACATCTCCTTCAGCGCCGGCATCCACTACTGCATCGGCGCACCCCTGGCCCGTATCGAACTCGCAGCGTCCATGACGGCGTTGCTGGAGCAGGCCCCGACGCTGCGCCTGGCGGAGGAACCGAAGCGCACACCGAACTTCGTGATCCGGGGCCTGGAGGGGCTGACGGTCGAGGTCTGA
- a CDS encoding GntR family transcriptional regulator, with the protein MPGTSGNGAVTRSTLRQQIADALRDEVLAGRLQPGQEFTVKEIADQYGVSATPVREALVDLSAQGLLDADQHRGFRVQEYSVDDFRDMIEARGLVIDGMFHALTSPDGRLASLRPEEPRVAAALAGVRRRGEEAQRSALAGDLTVLIGYDLRFWRELGALFGNSYLTAFLHRLRVQTWVCAVQHLRRLPDLRGRLWSEHTDLVDSLSRRDTASARAIIDSYNAHSLSLVERLPPD; encoded by the coding sequence ATGCCCGGCACCAGCGGCAACGGTGCGGTGACCCGCAGCACGCTGCGGCAGCAGATCGCCGACGCGCTCCGTGACGAGGTGCTGGCCGGGCGGCTCCAGCCGGGGCAGGAGTTCACCGTCAAGGAGATCGCCGACCAGTACGGGGTGTCCGCGACCCCGGTGCGGGAGGCGCTGGTCGACCTGTCGGCGCAGGGACTGCTCGACGCCGACCAGCACCGGGGGTTTCGGGTGCAGGAGTACTCCGTCGACGACTTCCGCGACATGATCGAGGCCCGCGGCCTGGTGATCGACGGGATGTTCCACGCCCTGACCTCCCCCGACGGACGCCTGGCCTCCCTGCGGCCCGAGGAGCCCCGGGTCGCCGCCGCGCTCGCCGGGGTCCGGCGGCGCGGCGAGGAGGCGCAGCGGTCGGCCCTCGCCGGGGACCTCACCGTTCTGATCGGCTACGACCTGCGTTTCTGGCGCGAACTCGGGGCCCTGTTCGGCAACTCCTACCTCACCGCCTTCCTGCACCGGCTCCGGGTGCAGACCTGGGTGTGCGCGGTGCAGCATCTGCGTCGGCTGCCCGATCTGCGGGGACGGCTGTGGTCCGAGCACACCGATCTGGTCGATTCCCTGTCGCGCCGCGACACCGCTTCCGCGCGCGCGATCATCGACTCGTACAACGCCCACTCCCTGAGCCTCGTCGAACGGCTCCCCCCGGACTGA
- a CDS encoding diacylglycerol kinase family protein, with translation MAEVATSPTSDQLLVVIDPVARRRDGESVRIAKDVLSGGAPTKVCLPDGPEEFARALARLGSRRPVVIGDDRALMRAVEVLHRQRELTGCALSLVPVGGTLSLARSLGVPTETVAAARAVLDGAERRLDLLVDDSDGVVLGAVRIPPVGGVTPVRETVGGVGRPWLQTCRSLVRTLVPARPSEIAPVTEAHPSRLRVEVDGETLVDLHQPVQAVSVVPGASGTARVEVRPASVGAEASPLLAEGRTVTVSGAHFRYRADAVVSGPVRTRTWVVLEGALGLTLPKS, from the coding sequence ATGGCCGAGGTGGCGACTTCCCCGACGTCCGATCAGCTCCTGGTGGTCATCGATCCGGTCGCCCGCCGCAGGGACGGCGAGTCCGTGCGCATCGCGAAAGACGTGCTCAGCGGGGGTGCGCCGACGAAGGTCTGCCTGCCGGACGGGCCGGAGGAGTTCGCCCGCGCGCTGGCCCGGCTGGGTTCCCGGCGGCCGGTGGTGATCGGCGACGACCGGGCCCTGATGCGGGCGGTGGAGGTGCTGCACCGGCAGCGCGAGCTGACCGGCTGCGCGCTGTCCCTGGTGCCGGTCGGCGGCACGCTGTCCCTCGCCCGGTCGCTGGGGGTGCCCACGGAGACGGTGGCGGCGGCGCGGGCCGTGCTGGACGGCGCCGAGCGGCGACTGGACCTGCTGGTGGACGACAGCGACGGCGTGGTGCTCGGCGCGGTGCGGATCCCGCCGGTCGGAGGTGTGACGCCGGTACGGGAGACGGTCGGCGGGGTGGGGCGCCCCTGGCTGCAGACGTGCCGGTCCCTGGTACGGACCCTGGTGCCGGCCCGGCCGTCCGAGATCGCCCCCGTCACCGAGGCGCATCCCTCCCGGCTGCGGGTGGAGGTCGACGGAGAGACCCTGGTCGACCTGCACCAGCCGGTGCAGGCCGTGTCGGTCGTCCCGGGCGCCTCCGGGACGGCCAGGGTCGAGGTGCGCCCGGCGTCGGTGGGTGCGGAGGCGTCCCCGCTGCTGGCGGAGGGGCGCACGGTGACGGTCTCGGGCGCCCACTTCCGCTACCGCGCGGACGCGGTGGTCTCGGGGCCGGTGCGGACCCGGACGTGGGTGGTGCTGGAGGGTGCCCTGGGGCTGACCCTGCCGAAGAGCTGA
- a CDS encoding GbsR/MarR family transcriptional regulator has translation MAEPSATRRDLEAVSRFVEHFAAQLVEAGLPRMPARVFAALLSSDTGVMTSAELGERLRISPAAVSGAVRYLAQQHMVSREREPGSRRERYRVRGDQWYEALTNREAVIRRWEDALREGVTSLGSDTPAGRRLAETLAFFEFVEKEVEGMMARWRVQREERFGRGGA, from the coding sequence ATGGCGGAACCGAGCGCGACGAGGCGGGACCTGGAGGCCGTCTCACGGTTCGTCGAGCACTTCGCGGCACAGCTGGTGGAGGCCGGACTGCCGCGCATGCCCGCCCGGGTCTTCGCCGCGCTGCTCTCCTCCGACACCGGTGTCATGACCTCCGCCGAACTGGGGGAGCGGCTGCGGATCTCGCCCGCCGCGGTCTCCGGCGCGGTGCGCTATCTGGCGCAGCAGCACATGGTCTCCCGCGAGCGCGAGCCCGGCTCGCGCCGGGAGCGGTACCGGGTGCGCGGCGACCAGTGGTACGAGGCCCTGACCAACCGCGAGGCCGTCATCCGGCGCTGGGAGGACGCCCTGCGCGAGGGCGTCACCAGCCTGGGGTCCGACACCCCGGCGGGCCGTCGGCTGGCGGAGACCCTGGCCTTCTTCGAGTTCGTGGAGAAGGAGGTCGAGGGGATGATGGCGCGCTGGCGCGTGCAGCGGGAGGAGCGCTTCGGGCGGGGTGGGGCATAG
- a CDS encoding ABC transporter ATP-binding protein produces the protein MTKAITVSGLHKSFGRTRALDGLDLDVESGEVHGFLGPNGSGKSTTLRVLLGLLRADSGATRVLGRDPWADAVELHRRLAYVPGDVELWPGLTGGEAIDLLARLRGGLDRKRRTELIERFDLDPTKKGRAYSKGNRQKVAIVAALASDAELLLLDEPTAGLDPLMEVVFQDVIGEAKAAGRTVLLSSHILAQVEKLADRVSIIRLGRTVQSGTLGELRHLTRTTIEAETERPVTGLAELPGVHGLQTLDEATGRVRFAVDGGQVGAAVRRLTECGIRSLVSHPPTLEELMLRHYGSELAANGHGTDGPDTGAPDTAGPDTEQSGQTKQAGQAGQAGQAGQAGQAGQAGQAGQAGQAGQRTDGDPR, from the coding sequence ATGACGAAGGCCATCACCGTGTCCGGACTCCACAAGTCGTTCGGTCGCACGCGCGCACTCGACGGTCTCGACCTGGACGTCGAGTCCGGCGAGGTCCACGGCTTCCTGGGCCCGAACGGCTCCGGCAAGTCCACCACCCTCCGCGTCCTGCTCGGCCTGCTGCGTGCCGACTCGGGTGCCACCCGGGTGCTCGGCCGTGATCCGTGGGCGGACGCCGTGGAGCTGCACCGCCGCCTCGCCTATGTCCCCGGCGACGTCGAGCTGTGGCCGGGCCTCACCGGCGGCGAGGCCATCGACCTGCTGGCGCGGCTGCGCGGCGGCCTGGACAGGAAGCGGCGCACCGAGCTCATCGAGCGCTTCGACCTGGACCCGACCAAGAAGGGCCGCGCCTACTCCAAGGGCAACCGGCAGAAGGTCGCCATCGTCGCCGCGCTCGCCTCCGACGCCGAGCTGCTGCTGCTCGACGAGCCGACCGCGGGACTGGACCCGCTCATGGAGGTCGTCTTCCAGGACGTCATCGGCGAGGCCAAGGCGGCCGGCAGGACCGTCCTGCTCTCCAGCCACATCCTGGCCCAGGTGGAGAAGCTCGCCGACCGGGTGAGCATCATCCGGCTGGGCCGCACCGTCCAGTCCGGCACCCTCGGCGAGCTGCGCCACCTGACCCGCACCACCATCGAGGCGGAGACCGAGCGTCCCGTCACCGGTCTCGCCGAGTTGCCCGGCGTGCACGGCCTGCAGACCCTCGACGAGGCCACCGGCCGGGTCCGTTTCGCCGTCGACGGCGGCCAGGTCGGCGCGGCGGTCCGCAGGCTCACCGAGTGCGGCATCCGCAGTCTCGTCAGCCACCCGCCGACCCTGGAGGAGCTGATGCTCCGCCACTACGGCAGCGAACTCGCCGCCAACGGCCACGGCACGGACGGGCCGGACACGGGTGCACCGGACACGGCCGGGCCGGACACCGAACAGTCCGGGCAGACCAAGCAGGCCGGGCAGGCCGGGCAGGCCGGGCAGGCCGGGCAGGCCGGGCAGGCCGGGCAGGCCGGGCAGGCCGGGCAGGCCGGGCAGGCCGGGCAGCGCACGGACGGAGACCCGCGATGA
- a CDS encoding Uma2 family endonuclease gives MTVMAERPMISGTESGNFEELLDLLDELHLRDGFKAEIIRGNIVVSPWSKGYYQRVMHLVCKQLEPHLPAGHSISCGPFLYVFPGDESAYGPDIHAASDRAFETTSNRLDGEALSFVAELTSSSTRDDDLTDKVEVYGRAGIPVYLLLDMQEEQATVFSMPSAKGYEARCSKPFGEKLPIPQPFDCLLDTTDFKAP, from the coding sequence ATGACAGTCATGGCAGAGCGACCGATGATAAGCGGCACTGAGTCCGGCAACTTCGAGGAACTGTTGGACCTCCTCGACGAGCTGCATCTGCGCGACGGCTTCAAGGCCGAGATCATCAGGGGGAACATCGTTGTGTCGCCGTGGTCGAAGGGCTACTACCAGCGCGTGATGCACCTGGTGTGCAAACAACTGGAGCCGCATCTTCCTGCAGGGCATTCCATCAGTTGCGGCCCGTTCCTGTATGTCTTCCCGGGGGACGAGAGTGCGTACGGACCGGATATCCATGCAGCGTCCGACCGTGCCTTCGAGACGACCAGTAACCGTCTGGATGGCGAAGCCCTCTCCTTCGTCGCCGAACTGACCTCCTCCTCCACCCGGGACGACGACCTGACGGACAAGGTCGAGGTCTATGGGCGAGCCGGTATCCCCGTCTACCTGCTCCTCGACATGCAGGAGGAACAGGCCACGGTCTTCTCGATGCCCTCGGCCAAGGGCTACGAGGCTCGCTGCTCCAAGCCGTTCGGCGAGAAGCTGCCGATTCCCCAGCCGTTCGACTGCCTGCTGGACACGACCGATTTCAAGGCCCCCTGA
- a CDS encoding MOSC domain-containing protein, protein MNGTVTAVSSNGEYSFTKPNRDSITLLAGLGVEGDVHAGVTVKHRSRVAQDPTQPNLRQVHLIHEELFAEVGAEGFEVAPGDLGENITTRGVDLLGLPVGTLLRIGDDAVLEVTGLRNPCLQIDAFQDGLLKQVVGRDEAGHLVRKAGIMSIVKEGGVVRPGDVIEAELPSGPHRPLERV, encoded by the coding sequence ATGAACGGGACAGTCACGGCAGTCAGCAGCAACGGTGAGTACTCGTTCACCAAGCCGAACCGGGACAGCATCACGCTGCTCGCCGGGCTCGGGGTCGAGGGGGACGTACATGCCGGCGTCACGGTCAAGCACCGCTCGCGGGTCGCGCAGGACCCCACCCAGCCGAACCTGCGCCAGGTCCACCTCATCCATGAGGAGCTCTTCGCCGAGGTCGGTGCGGAGGGATTCGAGGTGGCGCCCGGTGACCTCGGCGAGAACATCACCACCCGGGGCGTCGATCTGCTCGGCCTGCCGGTCGGCACGCTGCTGCGCATCGGCGACGACGCGGTGCTGGAGGTGACCGGCCTGCGCAATCCCTGCCTGCAGATCGACGCCTTCCAGGACGGGCTGCTGAAGCAGGTCGTCGGCCGCGACGAAGCCGGACACCTCGTACGCAAGGCCGGAATCATGAGCATCGTGAAGGAGGGCGGCGTGGTGCGCCCGGGCGACGTGATCGAAGCAGAACTCCCCAGCGGACCGCACCGGCCTCTGGAGCGGGTCTGA
- a CDS encoding aspartate aminotransferase family protein, whose product MTPQPNPEAGAAVKAADRAHVFHSWSAQELIDPLAVAGAQGSYFWDYDGRRYLDFTSGLVYTNIGYQHPKVVAAIQEQAARMTTFAPAFAVEARSEAARLIAERTPGDLDKIFFTNGGADAVEHAVRMARLHTGRPKVLSAYRSYHGGTQQTVNLTGDPRRWASDSGTAGVVRFWAPFLYRSRFHAETEEQECARALEHLEATITFEGPATIAAIILETVPGTAGIMPPPPGYLAGVRALCDTYGIVFVLDEVMAGFGRTGTWFAADLYDVVPDLLTFAKGVNSGYVPLGGVAISGAIADTFGKRPYPGGLTYSGHPLACAAAVATIEVMAEEGVVENAARLGTSVVGPALHELAERHPSVGEVRGVGMFWALELVRNRETREPLVPYNAAGEANAPMAAFAAAAKAGGLWPFVNMNRTHVVPPCNTTETELKEGLAALDSALSVADEHVE is encoded by the coding sequence ATGACTCCTCAGCCGAACCCCGAGGCCGGGGCCGCCGTGAAGGCCGCCGACCGTGCGCACGTCTTCCACTCCTGGTCCGCGCAGGAGCTCATCGACCCGCTCGCCGTCGCCGGGGCCCAGGGTTCGTACTTCTGGGACTACGACGGCCGGCGCTACCTCGACTTCACCAGCGGCCTCGTCTACACCAACATCGGCTACCAGCACCCGAAGGTCGTCGCCGCGATCCAGGAGCAGGCCGCGCGGATGACGACGTTCGCGCCCGCGTTCGCCGTCGAGGCGCGGTCGGAGGCGGCGCGGCTGATCGCCGAGCGGACACCGGGCGACCTCGACAAGATCTTCTTCACCAACGGGGGCGCGGACGCCGTCGAGCACGCCGTGCGCATGGCGCGGCTGCACACCGGGCGGCCCAAGGTGCTCTCCGCGTACCGCTCGTACCACGGCGGCACCCAGCAGACCGTGAACCTCACCGGTGACCCGCGCCGCTGGGCCTCCGACAGCGGCACGGCCGGGGTCGTGCGCTTCTGGGCGCCCTTCCTGTACCGCTCCCGCTTCCACGCCGAGACCGAGGAGCAGGAGTGCGCGCGGGCGCTCGAGCACCTGGAGGCGACGATCACCTTCGAGGGGCCCGCGACGATCGCGGCGATCATCCTGGAGACCGTCCCGGGCACGGCGGGCATCATGCCGCCGCCGCCCGGTTACCTCGCCGGGGTGCGTGCGCTGTGCGACACGTACGGCATCGTCTTCGTCCTGGACGAGGTCATGGCCGGGTTCGGCCGGACCGGCACGTGGTTCGCGGCGGACCTGTACGACGTCGTGCCGGACCTGCTGACCTTCGCGAAGGGCGTGAACTCCGGGTACGTGCCGCTCGGCGGCGTCGCGATCTCCGGGGCGATCGCCGACACGTTCGGGAAGCGGCCGTACCCGGGTGGGCTGACGTACTCCGGGCATCCGCTGGCCTGCGCCGCGGCCGTCGCGACGATCGAGGTCATGGCCGAGGAGGGCGTCGTCGAGAACGCGGCGCGGCTCGGCACGTCGGTGGTCGGACCCGCGCTGCACGAGCTCGCGGAGCGGCACCCCAGTGTGGGCGAGGTCCGCGGGGTCGGCATGTTCTGGGCGCTGGAGCTGGTACGGAACCGGGAGACCCGGGAGCCGCTGGTGCCGTACAACGCGGCCGGCGAGGCGAACGCCCCCATGGCCGCGTTCGCGGCGGCCGCGAAGGCGGGCGGGCTGTGGCCCTTCGTGAACATGAACCGCACCCATGTGGTGCCGCCGTGCAACACGACCGAGACCGAGCTGAAGGAGGGCCTGGCGGCACTGGACTCGGCCCTGTCGGTGGCGGACGAACACGTGGAGTGA
- a CDS encoding adenylosuccinate synthase, giving the protein MPALVLLGAQWGDEGKGKATDLLGGSVDYVVRYQGGNNAGHTVVVGDQKYALHLLPSGILSPGCTPVIGNGVVVDPSVLLSELSGLNERGVDTSKLLLSGNAHIITPYNVTVDKVTERFLGKRKIGTTGRGIGPTYADKINRVGIRVQDLYDESILTQKVEAALDAKNQMLTKLYNRRAIAVEQVVGELLGYADKLAPYVTDTVLVLNEALDQDKVVLFEGGQGTLLDIDHGTYPFVTSSNPTAGGACTGAGVGPTKISRVIGILKAYTTRVGAGPFPTELFDEDGEALRRIGGERGVTTGRDRRCGWFDAVIARYATRVNGLTDFFLTKLDVLTGWEQIPVCVAYEIDGRRVEELPYSQTDFHHAKPVYEMLPGWSEDITGAKSFSDLPKNAQAYVKALEEMSGAPISAIGVGPGRDETIEINSFL; this is encoded by the coding sequence GTGCCCGCACTTGTGCTGCTCGGTGCTCAGTGGGGTGACGAAGGCAAGGGAAAGGCGACGGACCTGCTCGGAGGTTCCGTCGACTACGTGGTGCGTTACCAAGGCGGCAACAACGCCGGCCACACGGTAGTCGTGGGCGATCAGAAGTACGCCCTGCACCTGCTCCCTTCCGGAATCCTGTCCCCCGGCTGCACGCCGGTCATCGGCAACGGCGTCGTTGTCGACCCCTCCGTCCTGCTCTCCGAGCTGAGCGGGCTGAACGAGCGGGGCGTCGACACGTCCAAGCTCCTGCTCAGCGGCAACGCGCACATCATCACGCCGTACAACGTGACCGTCGACAAGGTGACGGAACGCTTCCTCGGCAAGCGCAAGATCGGGACGACCGGCCGCGGCATCGGCCCGACCTACGCCGACAAGATCAACCGCGTCGGCATCCGGGTCCAGGACCTGTACGACGAGTCGATCCTCACCCAGAAGGTCGAGGCGGCCCTCGACGCCAAGAACCAGATGCTCACCAAGCTCTACAACCGGCGCGCGATCGCCGTCGAGCAGGTGGTCGGGGAGCTGCTGGGCTACGCCGACAAGCTGGCGCCCTACGTCACCGACACCGTCCTGGTCCTCAACGAGGCGCTCGACCAGGACAAGGTGGTCCTCTTCGAGGGCGGCCAGGGCACCCTGCTCGACATCGACCACGGCACGTACCCCTTCGTCACCTCGTCCAACCCGACCGCGGGCGGCGCCTGCACGGGCGCCGGCGTGGGCCCGACGAAGATCAGCCGGGTCATCGGCATCCTCAAGGCGTACACCACCCGCGTCGGCGCCGGCCCGTTCCCGACCGAGCTCTTCGACGAGGACGGCGAGGCCCTGCGCCGCATCGGCGGCGAACGGGGCGTCACCACCGGCCGTGACCGCCGCTGCGGCTGGTTCGACGCGGTCATCGCCCGCTACGCGACCCGTGTCAACGGCCTGACCGACTTCTTCCTCACCAAGCTCGACGTCCTCACCGGCTGGGAGCAGATCCCGGTCTGCGTGGCCTACGAGATCGACGGCAGGCGCGTCGAGGAGCTCCCCTACTCCCAGACGGACTTCCACCACGCGAAGCCGGTCTACGAGATGCTCCCCGGCTGGTCCGAGGACATCACCGGGGCGAAGTCCTTCTCCGACCTCCCGAAGAACGCCCAGGCCTACGTCAAGGCGCTGGAGGAGATGTCCGGCGCCCCGATCTCCGCGATCGGCGTGGGCCCGGGCCGCGACGAGACGATCGAGATCAACTCGTTCCTGTAG